In one window of Paraflavitalea soli DNA:
- a CDS encoding SusC/RagA family TonB-linked outer membrane protein, producing MKKTKTVNKPAVILWALVLCLLAISQGYAQDGTAKRKITGKVTTKLTDEPILSASVTIKGTSTSVSTNQAGAFTLEAKTGDILVISSIGYASKEVKVSGRSDMDIRLEEDYNDLQDVVVVGYGRMKKTDLSSSQVTVSASDIQRTVNTTLEQGLQGRAANVYVTSNSGQPGAAASVMIRGVNSINYSNQPLYVIDGVQIKPENPSSGASTSSNILSGINPDDIETMSVLQGPSATAIYGAVGANGVILITTKRGKSGETKVAFSSLATIQDKPAKVPVMDLQEYATYRNEFAKAGGAQFEPTFADPSILGKGTDWQNALFRRTLLQKYGLGVSGGNERTTFYTGVEYFKQEGVVKGSGFERYSVRLNLDNQTRRWLKIGANLNVNQTKEVVNTSNGDLLNIAIGQNPAVPVTNPDGSWGGPVNTQYQYTNPVALASINDNRNKSMAFVGGLYADITLMKGLVFHNEFNTFYQYTNGYIFKPSYKFNGFENTTTEASRSSGNSYWWGLQSRLQYDLKIGKHAITAMAGHEATENGYEGLNGLRRNFVTNAVQELVGGDALTATNSSSKGSNARESWFGRANYVYNDKYILQATMRADGSSNFGPENRWGYFPSFSAAWRVSQEKFLQNVEVLNDLKLRVEYGLSGNSSGAGYYASLYSVPTAAGTGYLSANFSNPYLKWENATTTNIGFDARLFNNRVEIIADFYIKKITDLLTTNDYPFYSGGDMSYSSGYIRFPTSNVGSMENKGFGVTINTVNIEKPFTWRTGLNFSVDRNKITELYNSTPINSTYGTSSLISSSKVGQPAAMLTGYIVDGIFQNIPEIKGHAIQLASGTMLVDPAQGTWPGDLKFRDVSGPDGKPDGKIDQNDRVVIGNPWPKFTFGFTNTFSYKNFDLSVLIIGVQGNDVYNYTRYRNENPQGTAVYSNYFKSVANFARPSSLNAADQNTTVTNPGYQISRITTNIANGNNRASQWYIEDGSYVRIKNVTLSYFLPARWASKVAMRNLKVSAGVQNLHTFTKYKGYDPEIGMTPNYGSLTVGVDDGRYPSTKMYSFSLTADF from the coding sequence ATGAAAAAAACCAAAACTGTCAACAAGCCGGCTGTCATACTATGGGCGCTGGTATTGTGCCTGTTGGCCATCTCACAAGGTTACGCACAAGACGGAACTGCTAAAAGAAAAATTACTGGTAAAGTGACCACTAAATTAACTGATGAACCGATACTGTCTGCGTCGGTTACCATCAAAGGGACCAGTACTTCAGTCTCCACCAATCAGGCTGGTGCATTTACCCTTGAAGCTAAGACCGGTGATATACTGGTGATAAGCTCCATTGGTTATGCCAGTAAGGAGGTAAAAGTATCCGGCCGATCCGACATGGACATCAGGCTGGAGGAGGATTACAATGACCTGCAGGATGTAGTAGTGGTAGGATATGGCCGTATGAAGAAAACCGACCTTAGCAGTTCGCAGGTAACAGTATCAGCCAGCGATATTCAACGTACGGTGAATACTACACTGGAACAAGGCTTGCAGGGACGGGCAGCCAACGTATACGTTACTTCCAACAGTGGTCAGCCTGGTGCGGCGGCTTCTGTCATGATCCGGGGTGTTAACTCCATCAACTATTCCAACCAGCCTTTGTACGTTATTGACGGGGTTCAGATAAAACCCGAAAACCCGTCGAGCGGCGCCAGCACTTCTTCTAATATCCTCTCGGGCATCAACCCGGATGATATAGAGACCATGAGTGTATTGCAGGGCCCGTCGGCTACTGCTATCTATGGTGCGGTTGGCGCCAACGGGGTGATCCTCATTACCACCAAAAGAGGTAAGTCGGGCGAAACCAAGGTCGCCTTCAGCAGCCTGGCCACTATCCAGGATAAGCCTGCAAAAGTACCGGTAATGGACTTACAGGAATATGCCACTTATCGTAACGAATTTGCGAAAGCAGGCGGCGCGCAATTTGAACCAACTTTTGCAGACCCCTCTATATTGGGCAAGGGAACAGACTGGCAAAACGCTTTGTTCCGTAGGACTTTATTACAGAAATACGGCCTGGGTGTAAGCGGCGGTAATGAACGCACTACGTTCTATACCGGCGTGGAGTATTTCAAACAGGAAGGGGTAGTAAAAGGGTCGGGCTTTGAACGTTATTCTGTGCGGCTCAACCTGGATAATCAAACACGCCGCTGGTTGAAGATCGGCGCCAACCTGAATGTGAACCAAACCAAAGAAGTGGTCAATACCAGCAATGGTGACCTGCTTAATATTGCCATTGGTCAGAATCCTGCTGTACCTGTTACCAATCCTGATGGCAGCTGGGGCGGACCTGTGAACACGCAATACCAGTATACCAATCCGGTGGCCCTGGCTTCTATCAACGACAACCGCAATAAGTCGATGGCGTTTGTAGGCGGCTTATATGCCGACATTACCCTGATGAAGGGGCTGGTATTCCACAATGAGTTCAATACGTTTTACCAATACACCAACGGTTATATTTTCAAACCTTCCTATAAGTTCAACGGATTTGAGAATACTACTACGGAGGCAAGCCGCTCCAGTGGCAACAGTTATTGGTGGGGGCTGCAGTCAAGGCTGCAGTATGACCTTAAAATAGGCAAACATGCCATCACCGCCATGGCCGGACATGAAGCTACAGAGAATGGGTATGAAGGATTGAACGGCCTGCGCCGCAATTTTGTAACCAATGCTGTACAGGAACTGGTGGGTGGTGATGCGCTGACAGCCACCAATAGCAGTTCAAAAGGTTCCAATGCCCGCGAGTCGTGGTTTGGCCGTGCCAATTATGTATACAACGACAAGTATATCCTGCAGGCTACGATGCGTGCTGATGGATCTTCCAACTTTGGACCTGAGAATCGCTGGGGATATTTCCCATCTTTCTCTGCCGCCTGGAGGGTATCACAGGAAAAGTTCCTGCAAAATGTGGAAGTGCTGAACGACCTCAAACTACGCGTAGAGTATGGTCTCAGCGGCAACTCATCGGGTGCAGGATATTATGCCAGCTTGTACAGTGTACCCACTGCTGCCGGTACTGGTTATCTGTCGGCCAATTTTTCCAATCCCTATCTCAAATGGGAAAATGCTACTACCACCAATATTGGTTTTGATGCCCGCCTGTTCAATAACCGGGTAGAGATCATTGCTGATTTCTATATTAAGAAGATCACCGACCTGCTCACTACCAATGATTATCCTTTCTATTCCGGTGGCGATATGTCGTATTCTTCCGGTTATATCCGCTTCCCTACTTCCAACGTAGGGTCCATGGAGAACAAAGGATTTGGTGTTACCATCAATACGGTCAATATTGAAAAACCCTTCACCTGGAGAACAGGCCTGAACTTTTCAGTAGACCGCAATAAGATCACAGAACTGTATAACAGTACGCCGATCAACAGTACGTATGGTACCAGCTCACTCATTAGTTCTTCCAAGGTAGGGCAGCCTGCTGCCATGCTCACCGGTTATATCGTAGATGGCATATTCCAGAATATTCCTGAGATCAAGGGCCATGCCATACAGCTGGCCAGTGGTACCATGCTGGTTGATCCTGCACAGGGCACCTGGCCTGGTGACCTCAAGTTCAGGGATGTGAGCGGCCCCGACGGAAAGCCTGATGGTAAAATAGATCAGAATGACCGCGTGGTGATCGGTAACCCCTGGCCCAAATTCACCTTTGGGTTCACCAACACTTTCTCCTATAAGAACTTTGACCTCAGTGTACTCATTATCGGTGTACAGGGCAATGACGTATACAACTATACCCGCTACCGCAATGAGAACCCCCAGGGTACAGCAGTATATAGTAACTACTTTAAATCTGTAGCCAATTTTGCGCGGCCGAGCAGCCTTAATGCTGCCGATCAGAATACCACGGTCACCAATCCCGGTTACCAGATCTCCCGTATTACTACCAATATCGCTAATGGCAATAACCGGGCTTCGCAATGGTATATAGAAGATGGCTCCTATGTTCGTATCAAGAATGTGACCTTGTCATATTTCCTGCCGGCCAGATGGGCTTCCAAAGTGGCCATGCGCAACCTGAAGGTATCTGCCGGTGTACAAAACCTGCATACGTTTACGAAGTATAAAGGCTATGATCCTGAAATTGGGATGACACCCAATTATGGATCGCTCACGGTAGGTGTAGATGATGGCCGTTATCCTTCGACTAAAATGTATTCATTCAGCCTTACGGCTGATTTCTAA
- a CDS encoding TIM-barrel domain-containing protein: MRKLLTSLSCLVVCLLSVSTLPAHNIRPGDYSKVEDGIIVHAKRKMTNGVCLVRLQAITDRIIRVTASPVDSFTNTSSLITLPKKRTPVKWEVKEEKEQVVFLTPALRAIVSLITGEINFTDPAGKPILGEPKEGGKYFTPVIEEGQPSWKLSQSFLSTPDEAYYGLGQHQDGLMNQKGYQVELAQNNTEIAIPFMLSTRNYGILWDNYSITKVGDTRNYEPLSTLKLYAADSSRGWLTATYANKRDTKQVIVQRPESALAYDFLLSQKDFPAAVKLGGTVVNWEGAIESSFTGVHHFLFRYGGYGKIWIDGKLLADRWRQPWMPGTAVLPVPMEKGRKYSFRIEWIPDGDVSYISCKWLSPLQGDLQQQFAFNAESGSQLDYYFIRGKNLDEVIAGYRELTGNSSILPKWAMGLWQSRERYKTQDEILNTVSEFRKRKIPLDNIVLDWSYWKENDWGNQDFDSSRFADPAGMINTLHNQYHTRFMISVWPKFYEGLPVYETFNKNGWLFKRNIAEKRRDWIGKGYTSTFYDAFNPQARTAFWNLLNDKLYNKGIDAWWLDATEPDIHSNMSVEERKQTMNPTALGAATRYFNAFPLLNTKAVYEGQRRVNPDQRVFILTRSAFAGQQRYAAASWSGDISARWHDLKNQISGGLNFSMSGLPYWTVDIGGFAVEKRFENAQGENLEEWRELMTRWYQFGAFCPLFRVHGQYPYREIFNVAPETHPAYQSMLYYDKLRYRLMPYIYSLAGKTWHEHYTMMRGLAMDFPDDPLVRDIGDQYMFGPSLLVNPVYEYKATSRNVYLPAGTGWYESNSGNYLAGGATVIATAPVQSMPLYIKEGSILPAGPEIQYTAEKPADPITLLVYTGKDAQFTLYEDEDTNYNYEQGAFANIPFSYEEATKTLTIGNRAGSFHGMLQQRTFRVIFISKNNPKPFDPDGKADQVIKYKGNKLMVKMK, translated from the coding sequence ATGCGGAAGCTGCTGACATCTTTGTCCTGTCTTGTGGTGTGCTTATTGTCCGTATCCACCCTCCCGGCACACAATATTCGTCCAGGTGATTACTCCAAAGTTGAAGATGGTATTATAGTACACGCGAAACGTAAAATGACCAACGGGGTCTGCCTCGTGCGGCTACAGGCTATTACCGATCGCATCATCCGGGTGACAGCCAGCCCGGTAGACTCCTTTACCAATACATCCAGTCTCATTACGCTGCCTAAGAAGAGGACGCCCGTGAAATGGGAAGTGAAGGAAGAAAAAGAACAGGTTGTCTTCCTTACACCCGCCTTACGGGCCATTGTATCGCTGATCACCGGCGAGATCAATTTTACCGATCCTGCGGGGAAGCCGATCCTGGGAGAACCCAAGGAAGGCGGCAAATATTTTACTCCGGTTATTGAAGAAGGACAGCCTTCCTGGAAACTGAGTCAGTCATTTTTGAGTACTCCTGACGAAGCATATTATGGCCTGGGACAGCACCAGGATGGGCTCATGAATCAGAAAGGATACCAGGTAGAACTGGCCCAGAACAATACTGAAATAGCGATCCCTTTTATGCTGTCTACCAGGAACTATGGTATCCTCTGGGACAATTACTCCATTACCAAGGTGGGGGATACACGCAACTATGAACCCTTGTCTACGCTCAAATTATATGCTGCTGATAGCAGTCGGGGATGGCTCACGGCCACTTATGCCAATAAGCGGGATACCAAACAGGTGATCGTACAAAGGCCCGAATCGGCCCTGGCCTACGACTTCCTGTTATCCCAAAAAGATTTCCCGGCAGCAGTGAAACTGGGCGGTACTGTAGTGAACTGGGAGGGTGCTATTGAATCTTCCTTTACCGGTGTGCATCATTTCCTGTTCCGCTACGGCGGTTATGGGAAAATATGGATCGATGGCAAACTGCTGGCCGATCGCTGGCGTCAACCCTGGATGCCGGGAACCGCTGTTTTACCTGTACCCATGGAAAAAGGCAGGAAATACAGCTTTCGGATTGAATGGATCCCCGATGGGGATGTTTCCTATATATCCTGCAAATGGTTAAGCCCGCTGCAGGGTGATCTTCAACAACAGTTTGCTTTTAATGCAGAGTCGGGTAGCCAGCTGGATTATTATTTTATCCGGGGCAAGAACCTTGATGAGGTAATTGCCGGTTACAGGGAACTTACCGGCAATAGTTCCATCCTGCCCAAATGGGCCATGGGACTTTGGCAGAGCCGGGAACGCTATAAGACACAGGACGAGATACTTAATACTGTAAGCGAATTCCGGAAGCGGAAAATACCGCTGGATAATATTGTGCTCGACTGGTCGTACTGGAAAGAAAATGACTGGGGCAACCAGGATTTTGACAGCAGCCGTTTTGCCGATCCTGCCGGTATGATCAACACCCTGCACAATCAATACCATACGCGTTTTATGATCTCCGTATGGCCCAAGTTCTATGAAGGCCTGCCGGTATACGAGACGTTTAATAAGAATGGCTGGCTGTTCAAACGGAATATTGCAGAAAAGCGGCGCGACTGGATCGGTAAGGGATATACCTCTACTTTTTATGACGCATTCAACCCACAGGCACGTACGGCTTTTTGGAATCTCCTGAATGATAAGTTATATAATAAAGGTATTGATGCATGGTGGCTGGATGCTACAGAACCGGATATTCATTCCAATATGTCGGTGGAAGAAAGAAAGCAAACGATGAATCCTACAGCACTGGGCGCCGCTACCCGTTACTTCAACGCTTTCCCTTTACTGAATACAAAAGCGGTGTATGAAGGGCAGCGCAGGGTAAATCCCGATCAACGGGTATTCATTCTTACCCGCTCTGCTTTTGCGGGACAGCAGCGGTATGCTGCAGCCTCCTGGAGTGGTGATATCTCTGCCCGCTGGCACGATCTTAAAAACCAAATATCCGGGGGCCTCAATTTCTCTATGTCGGGCCTGCCTTACTGGACAGTTGATATTGGCGGATTTGCGGTGGAGAAACGTTTTGAAAATGCCCAGGGCGAAAACCTGGAAGAATGGCGCGAACTAATGACCCGCTGGTACCAGTTTGGTGCATTCTGTCCTTTGTTCCGCGTGCATGGTCAATATCCTTATCGCGAGATATTCAATGTGGCGCCGGAAACTCATCCTGCTTATCAAAGCATGCTCTATTATGATAAGCTGCGTTACCGCCTGATGCCTTATATCTATTCACTGGCAGGAAAGACCTGGCACGAGCATTACACCATGATGCGTGGACTGGCCATGGACTTTCCGGATGATCCGCTGGTAAGGGATATCGGCGATCAATATATGTTTGGCCCGTCCCTGCTGGTTAACCCGGTGTATGAATACAAAGCCACCAGCAGAAATGTATACCTGCCTGCGGGTACAGGTTGGTACGAAAGCAATTCCGGTAATTACCTGGCCGGCGGCGCCACGGTAATAGCAACGGCCCCGGTGCAAAGCATGCCTTTATATATTAAGGAAGGTTCCATATTACCTGCCGGCCCTGAAATACAATACACGGCCGAGAAACCAGCTGATCCTATCACGCTGTTGGTATACACCGGTAAAGACGCACAGTTTACGCTGTATGAAGATGAAGACACCAATTACAATTATGAGCAAGGAGCATTTGCCAATATTCCTTTTAGTTATGAGGAAGCCACCAAAACACTGACGATCGGCAACCGGGCAGGCAGCTTTCATGGCATGCTTCAGCAAAGGACTTTCCGGGTAATATTTATCAGTAAAAACAACCCCAAACCTTTTGACCCTGATGGGAAAGCTGACCAGGTTATTAAATACAAGGGGAATAAACTGATGGTAAAAATGAAATAA
- a CDS encoding hybrid sensor histidine kinase/response regulator transcription factor, producing the protein MRKLVILIILCTTGSILCAQTQQYQFSRIDISQGLSNNQVNNIFRDSKGFMWFGTMAGLNRYDGYHFTIFRHNLYDSSTISDDYIVRIFEGPDNTIWILNRVGLNVFDPLTEKFNRNASAALARYALPPATVTNILRDSKGNFWFIMAGAGLYKYESTTRKTSRIYQPVGTGATQVGPVDLREDTRGDLWVVFNNGEIEKMDGRTGAVTFKTSVLATAMRRELYNYSLYVDADNELWLYVSNDARGVFRYDPASGAFQHIIGEEGSFRLNNNIVNGLLQDNKGNIWVCTDHGGINILNKKKWTSQYLMANDDDPKSLSQNSIITAYKDKAGVIWLGTFKKGINYYRERTVSFPLFAHQPSDGNSLPYNDVNKFVEDAAGNLWIGTNGGGLIYFDRSKKTFRQFLHNPADPRSLSNNVIVSLYIDRSQRLWIGSYFGGLDCYDGKNFIHYRHSGNPNSISDNRVWEIFEDSKKEMWIGTLSGGLERFDRQKNIFYHHRVSQPGSVSADYIAALMEDKEGKLWIGTSNGVDVLLRRPNMPDSFAHYFNIPGNAASLSNNNTITLLQDKKGNIWIGTRDGLNLFDPHKNAFQVFRRENGLPDNTIQTMLEDDEGGLWISGPNGISHIKAQYDEQKKSVVLQCHNYDELDGLQGTAFNENAALKTSKGELIFGGANGFNIFHPAAIVPDRQSFPMAFTDLRIFNKSIGIGEKVAGRVVLPQSIAQTGDITLRYNENVLSIEFAALNFSNAEKNKYAYKLEGFNEDWTTTDGKMRLATYTNLDPGDYTFRVRSATNNDIWNKEELSLHIKILPPFWKTPWAYVLYALVLAGILWFSRHMIVQRARIRFQLEQQRKEAQRMHELDMMKIRFFTNVSHEFRTPLSLILTPVEKMIQQSEDDGQQKQFRLIHRNARRLLNLVNQLLDFRKMEVQELRLNTAQADIIKFTKEISYSFTDIADKKNIRFNFYTKVDSLVTQFDHDKLERILFNLVSNAFKFTPEHGSITVALHSEEKEPGKPWLAIQVKDTGIGIPKEKQEQIFERFFQHDIPGSMVNQGSGIGLSITKEFVKLHNGYITVDSEVEKGSCFTVWLPVQTASVAPLAASPELVIPDEPAQAIALQSEDWQPEPLPAGTHEGRKKMLLLVEDNEDFRFYLKDNLRQQFTILEAANGKEGWQKALGHHPDLVVSDISMPEMNGIDLCQKIKKDQRTSHIPVILLTALAGEEQQLKGLETGANDYLTKPFNFEILLSRIRNLLSQQAIARKTFEKRIDVRPADVHTTSPDEQFLHQVMEIIEKNMANPDFSVEEMSKGVFMSRVALYKKILALTGKTPIEFIRSVRLKRAAQLLEKSEMTVAEIAYEVGFNNPKYFSKYFKMEFHVLPSQWGVGGAQT; encoded by the coding sequence ATGAGAAAGCTTGTCATTTTAATTATACTGTGTACCACAGGATCTATCCTGTGTGCCCAAACCCAGCAGTACCAGTTCTCCCGGATTGATATCAGCCAGGGATTGTCCAACAACCAGGTCAATAACATATTCAGAGACAGCAAAGGTTTTATGTGGTTTGGCACCATGGCTGGCCTTAACCGTTATGATGGGTATCATTTTACTATTTTCCGGCACAACCTGTACGATTCTTCCACCATCAGCGATGATTATATCGTCCGCATCTTTGAAGGTCCCGACAATACCATTTGGATACTGAACAGGGTTGGGCTCAATGTCTTTGATCCCCTGACAGAAAAGTTCAACCGCAATGCATCGGCGGCACTGGCCAGGTATGCCTTACCTCCGGCCACTGTGACCAATATCCTGCGCGACAGCAAGGGCAACTTTTGGTTTATCATGGCCGGCGCCGGGTTGTATAAATATGAATCAACCACGCGCAAAACTTCCCGGATATACCAGCCGGTAGGAACCGGCGCCACACAGGTAGGGCCGGTTGACCTGAGGGAAGACACCAGGGGCGACCTCTGGGTAGTCTTCAATAATGGTGAAATTGAAAAGATGGATGGCCGTACCGGTGCGGTTACTTTTAAGACTTCGGTATTGGCTACTGCCATGCGGCGTGAGTTGTACAATTATTCCCTCTATGTAGATGCTGACAATGAACTGTGGCTATATGTGTCGAACGATGCCCGGGGTGTGTTCCGTTATGATCCTGCTTCGGGCGCCTTTCAACATATTATCGGGGAGGAAGGCTCTTTCCGCCTCAATAATAATATTGTAAACGGACTGCTGCAGGACAACAAAGGCAATATATGGGTGTGTACTGATCATGGCGGCATTAACATACTCAATAAGAAGAAATGGACTTCTCAATACCTCATGGCCAATGATGATGATCCGAAAAGCCTTAGTCAAAACAGCATCATCACAGCCTATAAGGATAAAGCAGGTGTAATATGGTTGGGTACCTTCAAAAAAGGCATCAATTATTATCGTGAACGTACCGTTAGCTTCCCCTTATTTGCACACCAGCCTTCGGATGGAAATAGTTTGCCTTACAATGATGTCAACAAATTTGTGGAAGATGCAGCCGGTAACCTGTGGATAGGCACCAATGGCGGCGGCCTTATATACTTTGACCGTTCCAAAAAAACATTCCGCCAGTTCCTGCACAATCCGGCCGATCCGCGCAGCCTTAGCAACAATGTTATTGTAAGCCTTTATATTGACCGTTCCCAACGATTGTGGATCGGTTCTTATTTTGGCGGGCTGGATTGTTATGATGGTAAAAATTTTATCCATTACCGGCACTCTGGCAATCCCAACAGTATTTCGGATAACCGGGTATGGGAAATATTCGAGGACTCAAAAAAAGAAATGTGGATCGGTACGCTCAGTGGAGGGCTTGAAAGATTTGACCGTCAGAAAAACATCTTTTATCACCACCGGGTCAGTCAGCCAGGCTCCGTGAGTGCTGATTATATAGCAGCGCTGATGGAAGATAAGGAAGGTAAGTTGTGGATAGGCACTTCCAATGGGGTAGATGTATTGTTGCGGCGGCCCAATATGCCCGATAGCTTCGCTCATTATTTTAATATACCGGGTAATGCAGCCAGTCTGAGCAACAATAATACCATTACGCTCCTGCAGGACAAGAAAGGTAACATCTGGATAGGCACCCGGGATGGGCTCAACCTGTTTGATCCGCATAAAAATGCTTTCCAGGTATTCCGCCGTGAAAATGGCTTACCGGATAATACGATACAAACGATGCTGGAAGATGATGAGGGCGGATTGTGGATCAGCGGTCCCAATGGCATATCCCATATCAAGGCACAATATGATGAACAAAAGAAAAGCGTTGTGCTGCAATGCCATAATTATGATGAGCTGGACGGGCTGCAGGGAACGGCTTTCAATGAAAATGCAGCGCTTAAGACCAGCAAAGGTGAACTGATCTTTGGCGGGGCCAATGGCTTCAATATCTTCCACCCGGCTGCCATTGTGCCCGACAGGCAATCCTTTCCCATGGCATTTACCGACCTGCGCATCTTTAATAAGAGTATAGGTATTGGAGAAAAGGTGGCCGGACGCGTGGTGTTGCCACAATCCATTGCACAAACAGGCGATATCACCCTGCGCTACAATGAAAATGTATTATCAATAGAGTTTGCGGCACTGAACTTTTCCAATGCCGAAAAGAATAAATATGCTTATAAGCTCGAAGGCTTTAATGAAGACTGGACCACTACGGATGGAAAAATGCGGTTGGCTACCTATACCAACCTCGATCCGGGCGATTATACCTTTCGTGTAAGATCGGCCACCAACAACGATATCTGGAACAAAGAAGAGCTATCGCTCCATATTAAGATACTGCCTCCTTTCTGGAAAACGCCCTGGGCCTATGTATTGTACGCACTGGTACTGGCCGGCATATTATGGTTTAGCCGTCATATGATCGTACAACGCGCGCGCATCCGTTTCCAGCTGGAGCAGCAACGAAAGGAAGCGCAGCGTATGCATGAGCTGGATATGATGAAGATCCGTTTTTTTACCAATGTAAGCCACGAATTCAGAACACCCCTGTCGCTCATCCTTACTCCGGTGGAGAAAATGATACAGCAGTCGGAAGACGACGGGCAGCAAAAGCAATTCAGGCTTATCCACCGCAATGCCCGGCGCTTACTGAACCTCGTGAACCAGTTGCTTGATTTCCGCAAAATGGAGGTGCAGGAGTTGCGTCTCAATACGGCACAGGCAGACATCATTAAGTTTACCAAAGAGATCTCTTATTCCTTTACTGATATTGCCGACAAGAAGAATATCCGGTTCAATTTTTATACAAAAGTTGACAGCCTGGTCACTCAATTTGACCATGATAAACTGGAACGCATCCTTTTTAACCTGGTATCCAATGCCTTTAAGTTCACTCCCGAGCATGGCAGTATCACCGTGGCTTTGCACAGTGAAGAAAAAGAACCGGGCAAGCCCTGGCTGGCTATCCAGGTAAAAGATACGGGCATAGGTATTCCCAAAGAAAAGCAGGAACAGATCTTTGAACGCTTTTTCCAGCACGATATACCGGGTAGTATGGTGAACCAGGGCAGTGGTATTGGCTTATCCATCACCAAAGAATTTGTGAAACTGCACAATGGATATATAACGGTAGATAGTGAGGTGGAAAAAGGCAGCTGCTTTACCGTATGGCTACCGGTGCAAACGGCATCTGTAGCACCGCTGGCCGCTTCACCCGAACTGGTCATACCGGATGAGCCGGCGCAAGCCATTGCCCTGCAATCCGAAGACTGGCAACCGGAACCACTGCCGGCAGGCACGCACGAAGGCAGAAAGAAAATGCTGCTGCTGGTAGAAGACAATGAAGATTTTCGCTTCTACCTCAAGGATAACCTGCGACAGCAATTTACCATCCTGGAGGCTGCCAATGGAAAAGAAGGTTGGCAAAAAGCATTGGGCCATCACCCCGATCTGGTGGTGAGTGATATCAGTATGCCGGAAATGAATGGCATCGACCTTTGTCAAAAGATCAAAAAGGACCAGCGTACTTCACATATCCCGGTGATCCTGCTGACAGCGCTGGCCGGGGAGGAGCAACAGCTAAAGGGGTTGGAAACAGGCGCCAATGATTACCTTACCAAGCCTTTTAATTTTGAAATCCTGCTTTCCCGGATCAGGAACCTACTGTCTCAGCAGGCCATTGCCCGCAAAACTTTTGAAAAGCGGATCGATGTAAGACCGGCCGATGTACACACCACCTCGCCGGACGAGCAGTTCCTGCACCAGGTGATGGAGATCATTGAAAAGAATATGGCCAATCCCGACTTTTCGGTGGAAGAGATGAGCAAGGGGGTATTTATGAGCCGGGTAGCCCTGTACAAAAAGATACTGGCGCTGACGGGCAAAACGCCCATCGAGTTTATCCGGTCGGTGCGCCTGAAGCGGGCTGCCCAGTTGCTGGAAAAGTCGGAAATGACGGTAGCCGAAATAGCGTATGAAGTGGGCTTCAACAATCCCAAATACTTTTCCAAATACTTCAAGATGGAATTCCATGTACTGCCCAGCCAGTGGGGTGTAGGTGGCGCTCAGACCTGA
- a CDS encoding ROK family protein, whose product MNNPLVAGVDIGGSHISAALVDLDVRSVLPAFSVRKHINAQEDAASIIDVWCAAISAVFEARPYLPKRMGIAMPGPFDYEKGISFIKDQNKYESLYGLNVKDMMAERLGVSPDHIRLMNDAGCFLQGEVMGGAARGFKTAVGITLGTGLGTATFHHGVAKDANLWCAPFLDGMAEDYISARWLINTYRQVSGTTVDHVKGLVALIPSDPRIKAIFKDFGLNLAGFLAGFVRANNPEVIVIGGNIAKSAEWFLTHAEQALLAQSIDIPIRIARLGEDAHIMGAAGCWIENI is encoded by the coding sequence ATGAATAACCCTTTGGTGGCTGGCGTTGATATTGGGGGCTCCCACATTAGTGCTGCATTGGTGGACCTGGATGTCCGGAGTGTATTGCCTGCCTTTTCGGTCCGGAAACATATCAATGCGCAGGAGGATGCTGCCAGCATTATCGACGTTTGGTGTGCCGCCATTTCTGCTGTTTTTGAAGCACGACCCTATCTGCCCAAGCGTATGGGTATTGCCATGCCGGGGCCTTTTGATTATGAAAAAGGTATTTCTTTTATAAAAGACCAGAACAAGTATGAATCCCTCTACGGCCTGAATGTGAAGGATATGATGGCTGAGCGCCTGGGGGTAAGTCCGGATCATATCCGCCTCATGAATGATGCCGGTTGTTTTCTGCAAGGCGAAGTAATGGGAGGGGCGGCCCGCGGATTCAAAACGGCTGTCGGAATTACCCTGGGAACGGGGTTGGGCACTGCTACTTTTCATCATGGGGTAGCAAAGGATGCTAATCTCTGGTGTGCGCCTTTCCTGGATGGTATGGCTGAAGACTATATTTCTGCCCGCTGGCTCATCAATACCTACCGCCAGGTGAGCGGTACTACTGTTGACCATGTGAAGGGCCTGGTAGCGCTTATTCCCTCAGATCCCCGTATCAAAGCGATATTTAAAGACTTTGGCCTTAACCTGGCTGGTTTTTTGGCCGGTTTTGTCCGCGCCAACAATCCGGAAGTGATTGTCATTGGCGGCAATATTGCCAAAAGTGCTGAATGGTTCCTGACGCATGCAGAGCAGGCCTTGCTGGCACAATCCATTGATATTCCGATACGCATTGCCCGCCTGGGCGAAGATGCCCATATTATGGGCGCTGCAGGTTGCTGGATAGAGAATATTTAA